Genomic DNA from Triticum dicoccoides isolate Atlit2015 ecotype Zavitan chromosome 4B, WEW_v2.0, whole genome shotgun sequence:
CCTATCAGCAGATAGCACATTTGAACCGACAAAAATAAGATGTGTAGACGACGAAATGTATATGCATTTGCCGCTTGGTCATAATTCTTCTTCGCTGTTGAAGTTCAGTAGATGCATTTGTTGGTCATAATTGCAACTCCAAGAGTCTTCCCTCCCATATTACTACCTTGTTTTAGCAAGATGATTGATGAGGCAATCTCTATGTGACGGATTCAGTTATGGTCTTATGGACAGAAAGTCAAGCTCCTGGATAGGAGAAATGCCCAAAGAAGAAACCACGGAACTAATAATGCTACATCATCATTAAACTCAACACCTTATCCATGTTACATCAGACAAAGGCATGCTGTTTGTAGAGCGTGTCCTCCCTCAACAAAACCTCAGATTTCAATCTCATCATGACCACAGCATCCTCCGTATCATCATCTTCAGGCATCGTCTGCTGGGTGCTAATGAGCTATCCTTAGTACCATATACCACTGTCCTGAGTTTGACGATCCCTATTTGCCATCACGGTGAGTTGCGTCTTTTCATGAAATTTGCTCGTCTCCAGACGATAGCCTAAATGAAACTTCTGCCCTCGCTTCCTCCAGCTTACCAAATAGCTCTTTCATGAACTGGGATTGTGTGCCGTGTGTTATCCGAAGTATATCTGCTGCCCTAGTTAACGATTTCAGAGCGTCCTCCGTGTACTCAAGCAACCTATGGCATGGAGGAGCTTTTAGTTAGCACTGTTCAGCGGTGCAAAGAAGGAACAGTCAGGAAAGAAGAAAACAGAGAGCCAGTGTTAGACAGAAGACAAACATAGGGACTACTTGCGAATtttagttactactccctccgttcctaaatataagcccttttagagattccaatatggactacatagggagcaaaatgagtgaatctacactctaaaatacgtctatacacatccgtatgtcgtccgtattgaaatctctaaaaaggcttatatttagaaacggagggagtatatgaaagACCATCACAACTAAAACCTTGTGTCAAAATGTGCTAGGGTTGCTGAAAAGGCGTGTCCATATCCTAACAGTGCCAAAGTTAGCATCAGACAATCACACAAATGATTAATGTGACATCATAGATGACACATGAACCCTTACCATTCGAGCTTTCCGCAAGTATAGAATTGCAGTCCGACCATTGGATGAAAAGGTGGGTAAACTCCTGATGAAAGTGCAACAACATTAGCAAACATCGAGTTTTGCCATAAACAGTGAGCTAACATAAGAGCAATGAAAAACTGAGAAAACATTCTTTTCAATGAAAACAGACAGCAGTTTTTATTGTATCGCTTGCAAATGTCCTTTCAAACGGTTAAGATTATATATAaacttttgcccttgcccttccttGCTGATATAATGTTCTACCAGCTACTATGCGGCCTGTGGGTTGTGGCCAAAAATATCAACGTTATCATGCAGCAGCAGTTGCAGCATAGATACTTATTGTACTGATCATGATCACAGCAGGGTTCTCACTTTTTGTTCActgatgatgatatttttagcaagTGCTATCAATAAGTTTAGTTTTGGAATTTCAATGAAAAGAAGCATAATAGCAGGTTTCAACCTATGAATTGTTTCTTTACAAGACAAAAACAGATCATCCTAAGTCCACTCTTCACTGTATATTTCTTTATGGATTAACCCTACAGGTTTCAGCCTATCAAACTTTTAAGACAAAAAAAACGAGAGGCCTAAAAAACAAGATCAAACAGGAATAGGGATAACAGATGGAAAGCACTTCCTGGCATGAGATTGAGACAATTTTCTTACAAACATGCAAAGTTTTTCCTGAAGTTAACCTCGGATGTCAGAATATGGTTTGGTAGAATTCAAACCCTTTAATTCAGAACCATGATGTTGTAAAATATATATTATATAATTGTATAGCATAAGATATTCCCAGTTAAATACAATAGGATCAAGGTTGCCTTACTTTCATAAACTGGAATAGTCATTCTGCAATACATTAATGCAGTCTGCCAATCTTGCAACTCCATATATATCTGCAGCAATGGTATGCCTGGTGAGATAGTAGATCTAGTGAAGTGCATGGGTGAGTGGGGGCAGTAGTTAATGATACAGTCATTCTAGTAAATGTGTCGTGCATCCTTAAATAATTGTTTTTCCTACACAAGCTAGAAATATACCTTCAGGAGTGTTTCACGTGTGTGAAGCAAAGTGATCGAGAAAGAATGGTAATGCTTCTGTTCTAACTGCTCAATGATCTTGTACACTGAACCTGCTTCACTATTATCTATATTGCTTCTTAAGGTCGCAAATTTTGTGAAATACAAAACATAAGCTTATTAGATATATTTGTTTCAGAAAAAATTGATAGCAAAGGATACTTCCAGATGAAAGAAACGAAGAAGCTTTGTCAGACAGCAGTAATATTTCACTTGACACCTTCTTTACCTCTTCTTCATCTCTAGAAATGCTACATTTCTGGCATGTATAAGCCTTCTTTCCTAGAGATGTTGAATAGATATAGAATGTAAGATAAAGAACGATTGCTTATGATTTAGAATTTTCTTTGTTCCATCTCTTCATTTATTATTTTCCTAATTTCCAACCAACCCGAGTCAGGCAGCAGAAAGCCATCACACTTTTGGTCCTTGCATCTGTATCCCTCCAGGAGAGCATCTTCCTCAGAATCCTGTAACATTGACGAAAATGTAACAGAGCTCTGACTTGAAATTTTGTAGCAAGGTACATATATATCATATATGTGTCATGATTCCTTTCCGGATTTTTCACATGTTATAAATGTGTTTGTTAGTGGCCTAGTGCACTAGTAGAACCTCAAAGGTGCTAGTGCATACTAATGCCCCTGTCAAATGTTAATTTCCTGGGGAAAAAAAAGCGGGGAACCAGAATGGAAAACCTTAATACATTGGGGACATGTGCAGGTGAAGAAGTACTGCTTGAGATCATTGTGTCTCTTCAAAGTGGTTGCTGCAGTTTCGATATAACTTATTGATACCTGACAAAGCATATGCATCCAACATTCTCCAGAATGAGAGGAAATGTAAAGAAAAAGAAAGCATAGCATGCACATTAACAAATGAATGACGAAGGCAGAAGACCAAAAAATAGATTCCTTACCTCAGTATTGCTACTCAAGGGTTGCAACGCGCGTACATATGCAGTCCGACCCTCAAATAGCAAAACTGCATTTGGTACACAACTTTATACCAGAAAAGGGTAAATACAAATACAACATTTAACAAATGATCAAATCTGAGAGAAATGCTAAACAGGTGAACAAAAGCTCAGATACCACCTGTGGTTAATAATTGATATAGCAGGAAACAGTCCAGTCCCAAGGGGCCTCAGTTCAGGATCACATATGGTATGAGCATTGCAGGCGAACTGCACACATGTAGAAGACAATAAACCATTCACACTTATTTCATAAATAAGTTATGTATCATAAGGTGTCATGTGGTGCTACTACTACCACCGGCACGACAAGGCTAGAGCTCCCACAGTAAGTTGATCAGTTACTGTTGGTAGGGACAAGAaacaaaactgcaggtgatgggaaagCCGACATAGAGCTATCTTTTATTTGCTTCCTTCCAAGTAAGTATATTTACTTCCAGTTACATTTGTTAAGCTAAGGTTTGATTACATCACTTTGTTAGGTCCAGTCTTTAAAAGGACTTGGCACAGTTTTATTCTCAAGCAAGAACTAATTAACAAGAAAAGGGAGATTTGTCTCTGAACCCGGCCCTTCCCACAGTTGCACACCTGTACTTGGGTCGGGTGCACTGCAATCACAGCACTACCCAAGCCCAGGGGGTTGGGTCTAAGGCTTCCAATTACAGCTAAGATCTCAAGCACGTGACAATACACAATGCCAACTTCTGTGCACACAAAGGACTAGAATTACAGAAAATGGCCATGCTCTAAAACAAAGTTCAATAATTCAAGGGGAAGATGCCCCTCAGTGCCCTTATAATAAAGAAGAGTCAGGCACCCAGAAATGCGACAACGAAAGGTTGGAGTTCACACCTTATGAGGCATAGCTACCATCCGAGCATTCACTCGATCTCAACATGGCCATGGTCTAGGCAGACACACACTTTAATTTAGTGCTTTGCTATCAAAATATTGGGCATTACCTTAGAAAAAGTATGTGCAATTTCCTTCAGATCAAGTTCAAAATATTGAGTTTGGATGCCCTTGTGTTTCTATACTCTTCGTTGGTATGGTCCAAACTATTGATACCAATGACCGAACAACACAGCAAAATGTATAACTGGGGTAGAATAAGTATTACGACAACATGAGAGAGGTGTTTTAGCTCCCAGGTCCCTTGTgtcccaattttttttaaaaaaaaaatcatatttcaaagTTTCATAATTTTTTTGAAAACAATTCCACATGTACCTATAGATGTGATCTACATGatgtaaaaaaataataataactgGTTTCATTTGTGGGGTGCAGAAACAACAAATGCGTGGATCTATAATACCGAATAGCATCTATTATAGATCCACATACTGGTCTTTTTTGTGTAGCCCTCAAATAAACATATTATCAAATTTTACAGGTTAGTAAGAATGTATATGTACTTGCGGAAAGAACTACAGATTTTTTTTAACTGTAAAGTGTGCTTTTCGATTTACAAAAAGGGCTCATTTCACAATATTTGGAGAACACATGTCTTTTCTCCAGTAGCATGCTAGTTTATCTACACAGGAAGTGTATAGACCTGATTTTACTCTACTCAAACAAGACCATACGAGTCCTtggttacttgagatatcaggaaattagGACTTAACAAGGGAGGACAAGGCGGGGCGGGGGTGCTAGCTTGGCTAAGATAGAAAGTTTTGATGTGCATGTAGATTTGGTTCTAGTGCCGCCACCCTTTTCGAGATCTGTCAGGATTAGCAAGTTCTAGGACATCTCTGAGGGGTTCAGACCAAACACTCGATCTCAACGTTCAGAAATTAAAAAGCTATCAGGGCAGAGAAACACAAGGGCACCAAACACTCACAATAACACCTGAAACCAGCTGTTTTCATCAGCATAATGCATCACATAATTAATTTGAATCTCCGTCTACTATAGCAGTTAAAACATTTACGAACCTAAGGAAAAACATATTATGGGCAATTGGGCATTACCTTAGAAAAAGTATGTGCGATTTCCTTAAGATCAAGTTCAATTGAAGGGAGAATCAGCTGCACAAGATTGGCCATCTGAGCATAGAGGACCAATTGATTATCATCAACCTTCGAGATGTCTATTCATGCGAAGTCAATCCAACACTCTCAAATCATAATCTTTATAATTTATCATGAATCATGTGTCAAGAGGGCAGGATACGggactccagcgcatccaccagatCGTAGTTATCTGTTGCTGAAGATGGAATGGCCTGGAAATACAAGTAGTATCAAGCTAAGAGGATGCAGCCAACAATGATGCACTGAAAATACAGAGGCATTGTACAGAAAGTTTTTGTCAGGAATAGACCAAACCAGCCAATACCTTCTCGCTTTGCAGTTTTCTTCTTAGTATAAGCCGCACCATCAAACGGATTGTAGGAGTAAGCATCTTCTTCCTTTCCTCTGTGAGCGCTGAGATGGCTTGACACTCAAGTTGATGAAGCTTCCATTCTTCTTTCTATGCAATAACAAAAATTCACTGAAAGAAGTGACATCACTGAAAGCATAATAATCACCACAAAGAATGTTTACGCATGACCACAGAAGTATGTATTTGCCCATCAACGGCGTGAAACAACCGAAGGGCAGAGTCCGAACCTGGCACACGCTCCCGCAGTACCAAGCTACTCGACAAACCGAGCACTTCCTCAGGTTGCCGGAGGCGAAGCAGTGGTCGCAGCTCGATCCAACCGAAATCCTGTTGGGCGTAGAAGCATAGGGTTCCTGGCAAATaatgacctcccctgcaaaaccgtCGCAGAATCCCACCTCATGAGCTTGATTATACATAAACCAGCAGGCCAAGCTCGACTCAAGGACTAGTATCATCCATCTCAGCGACATCTACGTGTGCCATTCATCTGGGCATTTCGCCGAGCGGTTCGCGGGCAGGTCAGCGTATAGGGGCAAAGAACGGCTGCGGCCGAGGGGAGGGAGGGCGGAGTTACCTGGGAAGAAGCtgcgggcggcgaggaggccgcggcCCTTTCCTGGAAcggaggcgacggcgaggccgCGGCCGGCGAGCTCGCGCTGCAGCTGCTCCGCCCACGACGCCATCCCTTGCCGCAGCGGGGACGCTCCGCCGCTTGCTGCTTCACCGGACGCTTGAGAAATCAGAGCAGAAACAGTGGGCCCCACCGCGCTGGAGGTAGTGAGGCCGACTTAACCGGGCCAGACGGGGTACCTGACGGATGAAAGCCCATATAGGGTTCTACGACTGGGCTTGGGCCTGCCAGGAGGCCCCGTTAGCCCAACCAGCACGGCGGCGGCATTTGTGGCAAAGAAAAAAAGGTTTTGCTCCGTCCTCCTGCTCGCTCGGCATCCATTTCAAAATTNNNNNNNNNNNNNNNNNNNNNNNNNNNNNNNNNNNNNNNNNNNNNNNNNNNNNNNNNNNNNNNNNNNNNNNNNNNNNNNNNNNNNNNNNNNNNNNNNNNNNNNNNNNNNNNNNNNNNNNNNNNNNNNNNNNNNNNNNNNNNNNNNNNNNNNNNNNNNNNNNNNNNNNNNNNNNNNNNNNNNNNNNNNNNNNNNNNNNNNNNNNNNNNNNNNNNNNNNNNNNNNNNNNNNNNNNNNNNNNNNNNNNNNNNNNNNNNNNNNNNNNNNNNNNNNNNNNNNNNNNNNNNNNNNNNNNNNNNNNNNNNNNNNNNNNNNNNNNNNNNNNNNNNNNNNNNNNNNNNNNNNNNNNNNNNNNNNNNNNNNNNNNNNNNNNNNNNNNNNNNNNNNNNNNNNNNNNNNNNNNNNNNNNNNNNNNNNNNNNNNNNNNNNNNNNNNNNNNNNNNNNNNNNNNNNNNNNNNNNCCCGTCCcacggccgccgccgcgcccgcgccgcACCACCGCGCGCGTAGAGCGCCGGGAAGCCGCCGGCTCCGAGCGTCCCCCTCCGCGGCCCCCGAAGCAGCCGCCTCAAGCTCCGGAACCCTAGGGTCTCTACCCCCCACCCGGTCCGCCTCTCCGGCGAGATGCCGCTGGGCCCCACCGCCTGCCCCGACGCAGCCGATGGAGAGGAGGGGTAAATTCCTCCGCCCCCCGGCCCCCGACGACGCCGCGGCCGCCGGCAGGAGCGCCACGTTCCCCGCCGCCGGGGACACGGGCCACACCAACCTCACCTCCTCctcgggctcctcctcctcctccaccgtcaCGGGCGACCCTCTCGACTTCCTCGGCCAGATCCATGCGGCCTGCAAGCGCCAGAGGCCCCTCGGTGAGCTCAGCCACACCCTAACCGTTGCTTCCATCTAGGGTTATGCATCTAGTTTAACGTCTGTCACATGCAAATCGAACCAAGTTAACACGCAGTAGCTTCAGGACACGGGAAATGAACCTGCAGAGTAGATCCTGACTGTTAGTGCTAGCTCTACTTTTGTTTGCGGATTGTGAGCTGTGATGTGCTTATTTTGTAAGGCTATGTCAAAAAGACGTTCTAGAAAGTGTATCAATCGGTGTGGCAAATTAGATTGAAGCGAGATATTGTTTGTTATCCGAAGGTTGTTATATCACATTTCCTCTCAGTTGCTTTGCAATGCAATTGTATATTCACTGCAGCTTGATTAAGGAAAAAATGGTTATCCAAACACCCTATGCGTTGCTTCCATCTAGGGTTATGCATCTAGCCTAACGTCTGTCACATGCAAATCGAACCAAGTTAACACGCAGTAGCTTCAGGACACGGGAAATGAACCTGCAGAGTAGATCCTGACTGTTAGTGCTAGCTCTACTTTTGTTTGCGGATGGTGAGCTGTGATGTGCTTATTTTGTAAGGCTATGTCAAAAAGATGTTCTAGAAAGTCTATCAATCGGTGTGGCAAATTAGATTGAAGCGAGATATTGTTTGTTATCCGAAGATTGTTATATCACATTTCCTCTCAGTTGCTCTGCAATGCAATTGTATATTCACTGCAACTTGATTAAGGAAAAAATGGTTTTAAAGTTTCAGACTTGAGCTCAGTTTTAAAATCCTAGAAATTAGTTtgatgttttttttttgtttttgcaaaaTTCCTATGCGGTTTGCATCTCAGATTTCCGTCTATATGGAATCTAGACCTTTTCTTCTCATGGATTATATTAATTTAGATTCTGTCTATACGGAAGCTAGACTTTTCTTTAGATGAATTATATTAATTTAGATTCCGTCTATACAGAGTCTAGACCTTTTCTTCACAtactaatttttttttgaaataaatgaaatattgtaaTGTTATATGTGGAATTTTAACATAAAGCTGAGTTATCGTCCTGCTAAAAAAAACATTTTTGTGGTAGGCCCTGTTCCTGGTAAGAATTACAGTTAAACTGTCTTTCGGATTCTATTCCCTGACCCTGCTACAGAGAAAGATGCTCGTTTCCAACCGAATTTGTCTAAAATGTGTTGTCATCTTGTT
This window encodes:
- the LOC119294774 gene encoding histone-lysine N-methyltransferase ASHR1-like codes for the protein MASWAEQLQRELAGRGLAVASVPGKGRGLLAARSFFPGEVIICQEPYASTPNRISVGSSCDHCFASGNLRKCSVCRVAWYCGSVCQKEEWKLHQLECQAISALTEERKKMLTPTIRLMVRLILRRKLQSEKAIPSSATDNYDLVDALESHISKVDDNQLVLYAQMANLVQLILPSIELDLKEIAHTFSKFACNAHTICDPELRPLGTGLFPAISIINHSCVPNAVLLFEGRTAYVRALQPLSSNTEVSISYIETAATTLKRHNDLKQYFFTCTCPQCIKDSEEDALLEGYRCKDQKCDGFLLPDSGKKAYTCQKCSISRDEEEVKKVSSEILLLSDKASSFLSSGNNSEAGSVYKIIEQLEQKHYHSFSITLLHTRETLLKIYMELQDWQTALMYCRMTIPVYERVYPPFHPMVGLQFYTCGKLEWLLEYTEDALKSLTRAADILRITHGTQSQFMKELFGKLEEARAEVSFRLSSGDEQIS